A single genomic interval of Halobacillus halophilus DSM 2266 harbors:
- the tpiA gene encoding triose-phosphate isomerase, with amino-acid sequence MRKQVIAGNWKMNKTHREAEDFIQTTKNEVPSSDKVESVVCAPFPFLQKLVEETEGTSLKIGAQNMHFEESGAFTGEVSPVMLKELGVTYVVLGHSERREVFKETDEDINKKVHAAFKHGLTPIICVGETLDQREADQTMNHVEAQVKKALEGLTNEQCADVIIAYEPIWAIGTGRTATAEQANEVCAHIRETVSNYVNADAADAVRIQYGGSVKPANVDEMLSQSDIDGALVGGASLEADSFLKLVEAGKHE; translated from the coding sequence ATGCGTAAACAAGTGATTGCAGGAAATTGGAAAATGAACAAAACACACCGTGAAGCGGAAGATTTTATTCAAACGACAAAGAATGAGGTCCCATCTTCTGATAAAGTAGAATCTGTTGTATGTGCCCCTTTCCCGTTTCTTCAGAAATTAGTAGAAGAAACAGAAGGGACCAGCTTGAAGATTGGTGCTCAGAATATGCACTTTGAAGAAAGTGGTGCATTCACAGGGGAAGTAAGCCCGGTAATGCTTAAAGAACTTGGTGTAACGTATGTAGTTCTAGGCCACTCTGAGCGTCGTGAAGTGTTTAAGGAAACCGATGAAGATATTAATAAAAAAGTTCACGCTGCGTTTAAACATGGACTTACTCCCATTATCTGTGTAGGGGAAACACTCGATCAGCGTGAAGCAGATCAAACTATGAATCATGTAGAAGCCCAAGTGAAAAAAGCTCTTGAAGGACTTACAAACGAGCAATGTGCCGATGTCATTATCGCTTATGAGCCGATCTGGGCTATTGGTACAGGTCGTACGGCTACAGCCGAACAAGCTAATGAAGTGTGCGCTCACATTCGTGAAACGGTCAGCAACTATGTGAATGCAGATGCTGCTGATGCCGTTCGTATTCAATATGGCGGCAGTGTAAAACCGGCTAATGTTGATGAAATGCTTTCCCAGTCTGATATTGACGGAGCGCTAGTTGGAGGGGCGAGCCTTGAGGCTGACTCTTTCTTAAAACTTGTGGAGGCAGGTAAACATGAGTAA
- the ptsP gene encoding phosphoenolpyruvate--protein phosphotransferase, with product MTNLQGIAASSGIAIAKVYRLEAPDLSYSKKDIDQPEQEIKRLHDALDVSKSELEKIKEHTKNTLGDEHAEIFSAHLLVLSDPELIKPIEDKIKAENVNAEAGLDETANMFIDMFKNMDNEYMRERAADIHDVTKRVMAHLLNVTFPDPALINEEVVIVADDLTPSDTAQLNKQYVKGFTTDIGGRTSHSAIMARSLEIPAVVGTKDVTSKAPKDSLIIVDGINGDVIIEPTEEQVNDYKQKQEDFEQKKKEWAKLKDEPTVTAEGDHVELAANIGTPQDVDGVLNNGGEGVGLYRTEFLYMGKSQLPTEEEQFDSYSTVLKQMGDKPVVVRTLDIGGDKELDYLDLPDEMNPFLGYRAIRLCLERDDIFRVQLRALLRASVHGNLKIMFPMIATLDEFRQAKAILDEEKEKLVNEGKEVSETIEVGMMVEIPATAVIARQFAKEVDFFSIGTNDLIQYTMAADRMNERVSYLYQPYNPAILNLINNVIEAAHAEGKWAGMCGEMAGDEIAIPILLSLGLDEFSMSATSILPARTQIRTLSKEDWISYKDELLSKGTSDEVVDFVKEKTQSR from the coding sequence ATGACAAACCTTCAAGGAATTGCAGCTTCCAGCGGTATCGCTATTGCGAAAGTGTACCGTCTGGAAGCTCCAGACCTTTCTTACAGTAAAAAAGATATAGACCAACCGGAACAAGAGATCAAACGCCTGCATGATGCTCTAGATGTTTCTAAGTCAGAACTTGAAAAAATTAAAGAACATACTAAAAATACCTTGGGCGATGAGCACGCTGAGATTTTCTCAGCTCATTTGCTTGTACTTTCAGACCCCGAGTTGATTAAACCAATCGAAGATAAAATAAAAGCAGAGAATGTGAACGCTGAAGCTGGTTTAGATGAAACAGCCAACATGTTCATCGACATGTTTAAGAACATGGACAATGAATATATGCGGGAACGCGCTGCTGACATCCATGATGTTACTAAACGTGTTATGGCACATCTCTTGAATGTTACATTCCCTGACCCTGCTTTGATTAACGAAGAAGTTGTTATTGTGGCTGACGATCTTACACCTTCTGATACTGCGCAGTTGAACAAACAGTATGTTAAAGGGTTTACCACAGATATCGGCGGACGTACTTCTCATTCGGCAATCATGGCTCGTTCTTTGGAAATTCCTGCAGTTGTCGGTACGAAAGATGTTACCTCTAAAGCACCTAAAGATTCGCTGATTATTGTTGATGGAATTAATGGCGATGTGATTATCGAACCTACCGAAGAACAAGTTAATGACTATAAGCAGAAACAAGAAGATTTTGAACAGAAAAAGAAAGAGTGGGCTAAACTGAAAGACGAGCCTACAGTGACTGCTGAAGGTGACCATGTAGAGCTTGCTGCTAATATTGGTACCCCTCAGGATGTTGACGGTGTACTGAATAATGGTGGCGAAGGCGTAGGTCTTTACCGTACCGAATTCCTTTATATGGGTAAAAGTCAGCTTCCAACAGAGGAAGAACAATTTGATTCCTACTCTACCGTATTGAAACAAATGGGAGATAAGCCGGTAGTTGTGAGAACACTGGACATAGGCGGAGACAAAGAACTCGATTATCTGGATCTTCCTGATGAAATGAACCCGTTCCTTGGTTATCGCGCGATTCGTTTGTGCCTGGAACGTGACGACATCTTCCGTGTACAGCTGCGTGCTCTTTTACGTGCCAGTGTCCATGGAAATTTAAAAATCATGTTCCCAATGATTGCGACGCTTGATGAATTCCGTCAGGCAAAAGCCATCCTTGACGAAGAGAAAGAAAAATTAGTTAACGAAGGCAAAGAGGTCTCTGAAACCATTGAAGTTGGTATGATGGTGGAAATCCCTGCCACAGCTGTCATCGCTCGTCAATTTGCAAAAGAAGTGGATTTCTTCAGTATTGGGACAAATGACCTTATCCAATACACGATGGCTGCTGATAGAATGAATGAAAGAGTATCCTATTTGTACCAGCCTTACAACCCTGCCATTCTTAATTTGATTAATAATGTGATTGAAGCTGCTCATGCAGAAGGCAAATGGGCCGGAATGTGCGGAGAAATGGCAGGAGACGAAATTGCCATTCCAATTCTTTTAAGTCTTGGACTTGATGAATTCAGCATGAGTGCTACTTCCATTCTTCCAGCTCGTACGCAAATCAGAACCCTGTCTAAAGAAGATTGGATTTCTTATAAAGACGAATTACTTTCTAAAGGCACATCTGATGAAGTGGTGGATTTTGTTAAAGAAAAAACACAATCAAGGTAG
- a CDS encoding nitroreductase family protein has product MELVEAIENRRSIHDFRQEEVPEGLLNEIFTSASWAPTHRMKEPWQIYMFQEEGKQVYADLVLQSYTRKGFFEGYSKEKSQRMKQGIHEFLVNIPHHALIFMEKDANEHKYEEDYAAVCAFIQNVQLLAWEKGVGGLWTTSPYLHDDEFIKGVGLNPSLHKLIGVIQMGYPKKVPKAKPRTSMEDKYTLFNYNFKNSVY; this is encoded by the coding sequence ATGGAGTTGGTAGAAGCTATTGAGAATCGGCGGTCCATTCACGATTTTAGACAAGAAGAAGTACCTGAAGGTTTGTTAAACGAAATATTCACATCCGCTTCATGGGCGCCGACTCACCGTATGAAAGAGCCTTGGCAAATTTATATGTTTCAGGAAGAAGGAAAACAAGTTTATGCTGATCTAGTTTTACAAAGCTATACGAGAAAGGGCTTCTTTGAAGGATATAGCAAGGAAAAATCTCAACGGATGAAGCAGGGGATTCATGAGTTTCTAGTGAATATACCTCACCACGCTTTAATTTTCATGGAAAAGGACGCAAATGAGCACAAATACGAAGAAGATTATGCAGCCGTCTGCGCTTTTATCCAGAATGTTCAGTTGTTGGCCTGGGAAAAAGGGGTCGGAGGATTGTGGACGACTAGTCCATATTTACATGATGATGAATTTATAAAAGGTGTAGGACTGAATCCAAGTTTACATAAATTGATAGGGGTCATTCAAATGGGGTACCCAAAGAAAGTGCCAAAAGCTAAACCCAGGACTTCTATGGAAGACAAATATACGCTATTTAATTACAATTTTAAAAATAGCGTATATTAA
- a CDS encoding PTS fructose transporter subunit IIABC, with product MKITELLTKETILLNMTASSKPEAIDELIGKLDKAGKLNDRDEFKQAIQAREDQSTTGIGEGIAIPHAKTGSVKDPAIAFGRSQEGLDYESLDGQPTNLFFMIAASEGANNAHLETLSRLSSFLMDTNFRSKLEQAKTEDEVIEAINAKEAEEDGDDEAEESTSAGKILAVTACPTGIAHTYMAADKLKATAKEMGVNIKVQTNGSGGVKNRLTKEDIAEADAIIVAADTKVEMEHFQGKPVIEVPVAKAIHEPKELINKAVNKDAPVYQGGGKNQSEETAEKGQRSGIYKHLMNGVSNMLPFVVGGGILIAISFFWGIESENEFAQMLSTIGGGNAFFLLVPVLAGFIASSIADRPGFAPGMVGGLIAITQTSAEGAGNGSGFLGGLIAGFLAGYLTLLIKKLLEGLPAVLDGLKTVLFYPVLAIFATGMIMLLINPALTGVYTWLFDLLDSMSGTNLALLGIIVGGMMAVDMGGPVNKAAYTFGIAALEANNFTFIAAAMAGGMVPPLAMGLATTFFKNKFTKQERETGKAAYPLGAFFITEGAIPFAAADPARVIPSMVAGSALAGMLTMLFGIGLRAPHGGVIVAPLVEGGITQIILYLVAIAAGSILGAIIVGFLKKDLQKA from the coding sequence ATGAAAATCACAGAATTATTGACTAAAGAAACAATTCTGTTAAACATGACCGCTTCTTCTAAACCGGAAGCGATCGATGAACTCATTGGAAAGCTGGATAAAGCCGGTAAGTTAAATGACCGCGATGAGTTTAAGCAGGCTATTCAGGCTCGTGAAGATCAAAGTACCACGGGTATCGGAGAAGGAATCGCCATCCCACATGCAAAGACAGGCTCTGTAAAAGACCCTGCTATCGCATTTGGACGATCTCAAGAAGGGTTGGATTATGAATCGCTGGATGGCCAGCCGACAAATTTATTTTTCATGATTGCTGCTTCTGAAGGGGCCAATAATGCTCACTTAGAAACATTATCACGTCTATCTTCATTTTTGATGGATACTAATTTTCGTTCTAAGTTGGAGCAAGCGAAAACGGAAGACGAAGTGATAGAAGCCATTAACGCAAAAGAAGCTGAAGAAGATGGAGACGACGAAGCTGAAGAAAGTACTTCGGCTGGAAAAATCTTAGCGGTTACCGCATGCCCGACAGGAATTGCACACACCTATATGGCAGCTGACAAATTGAAAGCAACTGCAAAGGAAATGGGCGTAAATATTAAAGTGCAGACTAATGGTTCCGGTGGCGTTAAAAACCGTCTGACCAAAGAAGATATCGCTGAAGCTGATGCCATTATCGTAGCTGCTGATACAAAAGTTGAAATGGAACATTTCCAAGGCAAACCTGTTATTGAAGTACCAGTAGCTAAAGCCATTCACGAACCAAAAGAATTAATTAACAAAGCGGTCAACAAGGACGCTCCTGTCTATCAGGGCGGTGGAAAAAACCAATCCGAGGAAACAGCGGAGAAAGGACAGCGTTCCGGTATTTATAAACACTTAATGAACGGTGTTTCCAACATGCTTCCGTTCGTTGTCGGAGGTGGTATTTTAATAGCCATTTCCTTCTTCTGGGGAATTGAATCCGAAAACGAATTTGCTCAAATGCTGAGTACTATTGGCGGAGGAAATGCCTTCTTCCTTCTTGTACCAGTACTGGCTGGTTTCATTGCTTCTAGTATTGCAGATCGTCCAGGCTTTGCTCCTGGTATGGTAGGTGGTTTGATTGCGATTACGCAGACATCTGCTGAAGGTGCTGGAAATGGTTCTGGTTTCTTAGGCGGCTTAATAGCCGGTTTCTTAGCAGGTTATTTAACTTTACTCATTAAGAAGCTTCTCGAAGGACTACCTGCTGTTTTAGATGGTTTGAAAACCGTACTCTTTTATCCGGTACTAGCTATTTTTGCAACAGGGATGATCATGTTGCTGATCAACCCAGCTCTAACAGGTGTTTATACTTGGTTGTTTGATCTTCTTGATAGTATGAGCGGCACCAACTTAGCTCTGCTCGGAATTATTGTGGGAGGCATGATGGCTGTCGATATGGGCGGTCCAGTCAACAAAGCAGCTTATACGTTCGGGATCGCTGCACTTGAAGCCAATAATTTTACTTTCATTGCTGCAGCTATGGCCGGTGGAATGGTTCCGCCACTAGCAATGGGACTTGCTACTACTTTCTTTAAAAATAAATTTACAAAACAGGAACGCGAAACTGGAAAAGCAGCTTACCCGCTGGGAGCGTTCTTTATCACAGAAGGAGCTATTCCATTCGCAGCGGCAGACCCTGCCCGTGTGATTCCGTCTATGGTTGCCGGAAGTGCTTTAGCTGGTATGCTGACGATGTTGTTTGGTATTGGACTTCGCGCTCCTCATGGCGGCGTAATTGTAGCTCCACTTGTAGAAGGCGGAATTACTCAAATCATTCTTTATCTGGTAGCTATTGCAGCAGGCTCAATTTTGGGTGCAATCATTGTAGGATTCTTGAAAAAAGACCTCCAAAAGGCTTAA
- a CDS encoding phosphoglycerate kinase codes for MNKQTIRDVEVNGKTVFCRVDFNVPMSGEEVTDDTRIKAALPTIKHLSGNGAKVILASHLGRPKGEVVKELRLDPVAKRLSDLLGQTVTKTDQVHGEEVNKAISEMDNGEVLLIENVRFHPGEEKNDAELSKAFADMADLYVNDAFGAAHRAHSSTAGIAEHLPAVAGFLMEKEINVLGQALSDPERPFTAIIGGAKVKDKIGVIDNLIDKVDHLIIGGGLAYTFVKAQGYEIGKSLLEEDKIDTAKEYMKKAEEKGVDFLMPEDVVVADDFSDSANTEIVSIDNIPADWEALDIGPKTREKYAEVIKDSKLVIWNGPMGVFELETFANGTKAVANALSETKGYTVIGGGDSAAAVEKFGYADDMDHVSTGGGASLEFMEGKELPGVALLNDK; via the coding sequence ATGAATAAGCAAACCATTCGTGATGTAGAGGTAAACGGAAAAACTGTATTTTGCCGTGTGGACTTTAATGTTCCTATGAGCGGGGAAGAAGTTACAGATGATACTAGAATTAAAGCGGCTCTTCCAACCATTAAGCATTTGTCTGGAAATGGAGCTAAAGTTATTCTTGCCAGTCACCTTGGTCGACCAAAAGGTGAAGTCGTGAAAGAGCTTCGTTTAGATCCTGTAGCGAAACGTCTAAGTGATCTGCTCGGACAAACTGTGACGAAAACAGACCAGGTTCATGGTGAAGAAGTAAACAAAGCCATTTCTGAAATGGATAACGGCGAAGTTCTTTTAATTGAAAACGTACGCTTCCATCCTGGCGAAGAGAAAAATGATGCGGAATTATCAAAAGCATTCGCTGACATGGCAGACCTTTATGTAAATGATGCCTTCGGGGCTGCTCACCGTGCTCATTCATCGACAGCTGGTATAGCTGAACATCTGCCGGCAGTAGCTGGTTTTCTAATGGAGAAAGAAATTAATGTGCTGGGACAAGCACTTTCTGATCCAGAACGCCCGTTCACAGCTATAATTGGCGGGGCTAAAGTAAAAGATAAAATTGGTGTAATCGACAACTTGATTGATAAAGTAGATCATTTAATTATCGGTGGCGGACTTGCTTATACCTTTGTAAAAGCTCAAGGTTACGAAATCGGTAAATCTTTATTAGAGGAAGATAAGATCGATACAGCGAAAGAGTATATGAAGAAAGCTGAAGAAAAAGGTGTAGATTTCCTTATGCCTGAGGATGTGGTGGTTGCAGATGACTTTTCCGATTCAGCGAACACCGAAATAGTATCCATTGACAATATCCCGGCTGACTGGGAAGCTCTTGACATTGGTCCTAAAACAAGAGAGAAATATGCTGAAGTCATCAAAGATTCTAAACTGGTGATTTGGAATGGGCCGATGGGCGTATTTGAACTTGAAACGTTCGCGAATGGAACAAAAGCTGTAGCGAATGCTCTGTCTGAAACCAAAGGTTACACGGTTATCGGTGGTGGAGATTCTGCAGCAGCGGTAGAGAAATTCGGTTATGCAGATGATATGGATCATGTGTCAACTGGAGGCGGAGCTTCCCTTGAGTTTATGGAAGGTAAAGAGCTTCCAGGTGTCGCATTGCTAAACGATAAATAA
- a CDS encoding YdcF family protein — protein MRRFLKIISILIVAYALYTGYSLWTYGEKENIPDADAAIVLGAAQWNGEPSPVFKGRLKQALELYKEDKVDYLIFTGGGSQEAASSEAEVGKEYAVRNGIPNEAILIEKHSLVTEENLINAKKVAARKGIDSYLLVSDQFHLKRAAGEAENQGMDVIGVPTQYSAYETLKTKTPFFLREWAYLMVYQITSLFS, from the coding sequence ATGCGACGATTTTTAAAAATAATTTCAATTCTTATAGTAGCTTACGCACTGTACACAGGCTACAGCTTGTGGACTTATGGGGAAAAGGAGAATATACCCGATGCAGATGCTGCCATAGTGCTTGGTGCGGCTCAATGGAATGGAGAGCCCAGTCCTGTCTTCAAAGGACGGTTAAAACAAGCCCTTGAACTATATAAGGAGGACAAGGTGGACTATCTTATATTTACCGGCGGCGGGAGTCAAGAGGCTGCCTCTTCAGAAGCTGAAGTAGGTAAAGAATATGCAGTCAGAAATGGAATACCAAATGAAGCGATTTTAATTGAAAAACATTCTCTTGTAACGGAAGAAAATTTAATCAATGCAAAGAAAGTAGCTGCTCGTAAAGGAATTGACTCTTATCTACTAGTAAGTGATCAATTTCATCTTAAAAGAGCCGCAGGAGAGGCTGAAAACCAAGGGATGGATGTAATAGGTGTCCCGACACAATATTCGGCCTATGAGACGCTGAAAACGAAAACACCGTTCTTTTTAAGAGAGTGGGCATATTTGATGGTATATCAAATTACAAGTCTGTTTTCTTAA
- the ytzI gene encoding YtzI protein: MTFTIIMIVCVAIVLGIAAMFGTAVSKGYDYEHTIDPLPEEPHHNHHKDEEDKKADANQ, encoded by the coding sequence ATGACGTTTACGATTATTATGATCGTTTGTGTAGCTATTGTCCTTGGAATTGCTGCTATGTTTGGAACGGCAGTCTCCAAGGGATATGATTACGAACACACCATAGATCCTCTTCCGGAGGAGCCACATCACAATCATCACAAGGATGAAGAAGATAAAAAAGCTGACGCCAATCAATAA
- the eno gene encoding phosphopyruvate hydratase, giving the protein MPFITDVYAREVLDSRGNPTVEVEIYTESGAFGTALVPSGASTGEYEAVELRDGDKDRYLGKGVEKAVENVNEKIAPNLLGMDVTQQVIIDQMMIELDGTENKGELGANAILGVSMAVAHAAADVVGLPLYKYLGGFTANTLPTPMMNILNGGEHADNNVDIQEFMIMPVGAPTFKEALRMGAEIFHSLKKVLKNKGYNTGVGDEGGFAPSLKSNEEALSTIIEAIEEAGYKPDSEVKLAMDVASSEIYEDGKYNLKGEGVERTSEEMVDWYEELVNKYPIVSIEDGLDENDWEGTKLLTDRIGDRVQLVGDDLFVTNTEKLGRAIEQGVGNSILIKVNQIGTLTETFQAIEMAKRAGYTAVISHRSGETEDATIADIAVATNAGQIKTGAPSRTDRVAKYNQLLRIEDQLFGTAEYAGGKAFYNLNK; this is encoded by the coding sequence ATGCCATTTATTACAGACGTTTACGCACGTGAAGTATTAGACTCTCGCGGTAATCCAACTGTTGAAGTTGAAATTTATACAGAATCCGGCGCATTTGGTACGGCACTTGTACCAAGCGGAGCTTCTACTGGTGAATATGAAGCTGTAGAACTTCGTGACGGGGACAAAGATCGTTATCTTGGAAAAGGTGTAGAAAAAGCAGTAGAGAACGTGAACGAGAAAATTGCTCCTAACCTGCTTGGTATGGACGTTACTCAACAAGTGATTATTGATCAAATGATGATCGAGCTTGATGGTACTGAAAATAAGGGAGAACTAGGTGCCAACGCTATTCTTGGTGTATCCATGGCTGTAGCTCATGCAGCAGCTGACGTGGTAGGTCTTCCACTATACAAATATCTTGGAGGCTTCACGGCTAACACACTTCCAACTCCAATGATGAACATCCTAAACGGTGGAGAGCATGCAGATAACAACGTAGATATTCAAGAATTTATGATCATGCCTGTTGGTGCTCCAACGTTTAAAGAAGCTCTTCGCATGGGTGCAGAGATCTTCCACTCTCTTAAGAAGGTGCTTAAGAACAAAGGCTATAATACAGGTGTTGGTGATGAAGGCGGGTTTGCTCCAAGCCTTAAATCCAATGAAGAAGCCCTTTCCACTATTATTGAAGCGATTGAAGAAGCAGGATACAAACCTGATTCAGAAGTTAAGCTTGCGATGGACGTAGCGTCCTCTGAAATTTATGAAGATGGTAAGTACAACTTGAAAGGCGAAGGCGTTGAACGTACTTCTGAAGAAATGGTTGACTGGTATGAAGAGCTTGTAAACAAATACCCAATCGTATCCATTGAAGATGGATTGGACGAAAACGACTGGGAAGGAACCAAACTGCTTACCGATCGAATTGGCGACCGTGTACAGCTGGTAGGTGACGACTTGTTTGTTACAAACACTGAGAAACTTGGACGTGCCATTGAACAGGGTGTAGGAAATTCCATTCTTATTAAAGTGAACCAAATCGGAACACTCACGGAAACGTTCCAGGCGATTGAAATGGCCAAGCGCGCAGGCTATACAGCTGTTATTTCCCACCGTTCTGGCGAAACCGAAGATGCCACAATTGCTGATATTGCCGTAGCTACAAACGCTGGGCAAATCAAGACAGGTGCACCATCCCGTACAGACCGTGTAGCAAAGTATAATCAGCTTCTTCGTATTGAAGACCAGCTGTTTGGAACTGCTGAGTACGCAGGTGGAAAAGCATTCTACAACTTAAATAAATAA
- the gpmI gene encoding 2,3-bisphosphoglycerate-independent phosphoglycerate mutase has product MSNHDLAALIILDGYALRDEEKGNAVKQANTPNFDRYWNQFPHAQLIASGEAVGLPEGQMGNSEVGHLNIGAGRVVYQSLTRINLSIREGEFYENEVLLDAVRNAKAKNKPLHIFGLLSDGGIHSHIDHMFATLNLAKNEGLEEVYIHAFLDGRDVGQQSAKTYIQQTLDKVEEIGVGKLATISGRYYAMDRDNRWERVKLAYDAIAYGEGHKYEDPLQAVEDSYQKEVYDEFVEPVVLTDENGEAQGTVNDEDSIIFFNFRPDRAIQLSRTFANDDFDGYERGDDAPKNTYFVGMTQYSDAVNSKIAFPPKDLKNTVGEVLANNNKKQLRIAETEKYPHVTFFMSGGRENEFDGEERILIDSPKVATYDLQPEMSAYEVTDALLGELDADKHNAIILNFANPDMVGHSGMLEPTIKAIEAVDECLGKIVDKIHEKGGHAIITADHGNSDEVTTPDGDAMTAHTTNPVPVIVTKEGAELRTEGVLGDLSPTLLELLNIEQPEEMTGQSLIKK; this is encoded by the coding sequence ATGAGTAATCATGATTTAGCAGCTTTAATTATTCTCGACGGGTACGCCCTGCGGGATGAAGAAAAAGGCAACGCAGTTAAACAAGCGAACACCCCTAATTTCGACCGCTACTGGAACCAGTTTCCTCACGCTCAGCTAATTGCTTCCGGGGAAGCTGTTGGTCTTCCAGAAGGACAGATGGGGAATTCAGAAGTCGGCCATCTGAACATCGGAGCTGGACGCGTGGTTTATCAAAGTCTTACTCGTATCAACCTTTCCATTCGCGAGGGTGAGTTTTACGAGAATGAAGTTTTACTAGACGCAGTAAGAAACGCTAAAGCAAAAAATAAACCCCTTCATATTTTCGGGTTATTATCGGATGGCGGGATTCACAGCCACATTGACCACATGTTCGCAACACTGAATTTAGCCAAAAATGAAGGCCTTGAAGAAGTTTATATTCATGCTTTTCTTGATGGACGCGATGTGGGACAGCAATCAGCCAAGACCTATATTCAACAAACGTTGGATAAGGTAGAAGAAATCGGTGTCGGTAAGCTGGCGACGATTTCAGGGCGCTATTACGCCATGGACCGTGATAACCGCTGGGAACGAGTGAAGCTGGCTTATGATGCTATTGCTTATGGAGAAGGTCATAAGTATGAGGACCCTCTTCAGGCAGTAGAAGACTCCTATCAGAAAGAAGTCTATGATGAATTTGTTGAACCAGTAGTACTAACAGATGAGAACGGTGAGGCACAAGGTACAGTGAACGATGAAGATTCCATTATATTCTTTAACTTCCGTCCTGACCGTGCAATTCAACTATCTAGAACTTTCGCTAATGATGACTTCGATGGTTACGAAAGAGGCGACGATGCTCCAAAAAACACGTATTTTGTCGGAATGACTCAATACAGCGATGCAGTTAACAGCAAAATTGCTTTCCCACCAAAGGATCTTAAAAACACAGTTGGGGAAGTACTAGCAAACAATAATAAGAAACAGCTGCGCATTGCTGAAACGGAGAAGTATCCGCACGTAACCTTCTTTATGAGCGGCGGCCGTGAAAATGAATTTGATGGAGAGGAACGTATTCTCATTGATTCACCAAAAGTAGCGACATATGATCTGCAGCCGGAGATGAGTGCCTATGAGGTTACGGATGCTCTTTTAGGCGAGTTAGATGCCGATAAACACAATGCGATTATCCTGAACTTTGCGAATCCGGACATGGTTGGGCACTCCGGCATGCTTGAGCCGACCATTAAAGCTATTGAAGCTGTGGATGAGTGTTTAGGTAAAATTGTCGATAAGATTCATGAAAAAGGCGGACACGCCATTATTACGGCAGACCATGGAAATTCGGATGAAGTGACAACTCCGGATGGAGATGCCATGACTGCACACACTACTAATCCAGTACCTGTAATTGTTACCAAAGAAGGTGCTGAGCTTCGCACAGAAGGAGTGCTGGGAGATCTTTCTCCAACCCTTCTGGAGTTATTAAACATTGAACAGCCTGAAGAAATGACAGGTCAGTCATTAATTAAAAAATAA
- a CDS encoding phosphocarrier protein HPr — MVEKTFKITSSDGVHARPATVLVQNAGKYESEINLHYKEKAVNLKSIMGIMSLGIPAGAEVKITAEGSDEQEAVDHMASTMKNEGLGE; from the coding sequence ATGGTAGAGAAAACATTTAAAATTACATCCTCAGACGGTGTACACGCACGACCTGCCACAGTACTTGTCCAAAATGCCGGCAAGTATGAATCAGAAATCAATCTTCATTACAAAGAAAAGGCCGTTAACTTAAAATCCATTATGGGGATTATGAGTCTTGGTATTCCAGCAGGCGCTGAAGTTAAAATCACTGCAGAGGGCAGTGACGAACAAGAAGCTGTAGACCACATGGCATCTACAATGAAGAATGAAGGGCTGGGGGAATAA